CCAATAAGACATCCCCGTCGATCTGGCCCCTTCCATTTGTCCGACTGGAATTGAGACAATTCCGGCACGGACAATTTCGGCCACCATCGCCGATTCAAAGACCGCCATGGCGATGACTGACGCCCAAATTGGATCCGGCTTGAAGCCGATATTTGGTAAGCCAAAATAGGTAAAGAAGATAATCAGGATTAGCGGTAAGTTACGGATAATATCAATCACAAAACCGACAATCGCTGATAAATATTTAATTTCAACATATCTGATAATTCCCAAGATTACCCCAAATATGTAACTCAGGATAATCGAACAAACTGAAACCAGGATCGTGACCCAAGCTCCTTCAAGAAGGAACCTGATGTTAATCCATGAATAAGCACCTAAGACTGTTAACATATCTCGATTCCTCCTTTATGCCAATTTCTTTTCAAGGTAACGCATATAGTAACTCAAAGGCAAAGTCAAAATCAGATATAGAACACCAACACACAGATATGTGCTCATACTTTGCAGGGAGTCAGACGCAATAACGTTACCTTGATACATCAAATCGAATCCGGCAACAAAGGCTAAGACTGAAGAGTTCTTAACCAAGTTGATGAATTGGTTGCCCAATGGTGGAATGACATATCGAAAGGCTTGCGGCAAAACGATATAACGCATTGCCTGCCAGAATGATAATCCATTGGCACGAGCGCCTTCCATTTGACCAGGATCAACAGACTGGATTCCTGATCGAACGGTTTCAGCGATAAACGCTGACGAGTAAAGGATCAGGCCAATCGTACCAGAGGCAAAACCACTGATTTCAACAATGTACATTGGAATAACCACGTAGAAGAACATCGTGATAACCAGTAATGGAATGTTCCGGAAAACTTCGATATAAACTCTGGCAATCACTCTAAAGAATTTGTTGGGTACAACTTCCAGGATGGCAAAACCCGAGCCGATGATTAATGCAAAGATCAACGCAATAATCGAGCACAAAAGGGTTTGTCCCAGTCCATAAAGGAGCTCACCACCATAATTTTGAAAAATACTTATCATCGTTCTGCCCCCTTAAAGTCAAATCCGTGAACCTTGTGGAACCACTTATAAAGGAGCTTGTTGTATTGACCGGAATTTTCAACCTTGGTCAGGGCGTTGTTCATCGCGTCTCTCATCTGGCCTTGGCCTTTGTCAACGGCAATTCCATAAGGTTCCTTGGTAAAGGTGCCACCAACAACCGAATAACCTGGGTTTTCGATGGACATCCCATAAAGAATTCCGTTATCAGTGGTTAATGCATCCCCCTGACCGGATTTCAAGGCTGTCAACGCCTGAGAATAATCAGACAGTTGAAGCACTCTGGCTTTAGGCGCAAACTTCTTAATATTTTGAACGGAGTTGGAACCAACCACCCCAAGGACAATGGCGCCCTTATGGTTCAAATCTTTCACATTCTTGATTGGACTACCATTC
Above is a genomic segment from Lentilactobacillus buchneri containing:
- a CDS encoding amino acid ABC transporter permease, translating into MISIFQNYGGELLYGLGQTLLCSIIALIFALIIGSGFAILEVVPNKFFRVIARVYIEVFRNIPLLVITMFFYVVIPMYIVEISGFASGTIGLILYSSAFIAETVRSGIQSVDPGQMEGARANGLSFWQAMRYIVLPQAFRYVIPPLGNQFINLVKNSSVLAFVAGFDLMYQGNVIASDSLQSMSTYLCVGVLYLILTLPLSYYMRYLEKKLA
- a CDS encoding transporter substrate-binding domain-containing protein, whose translation is MKKIISRIGLLLTLLLMVVSLSACSSAASQKNVLKDDKQTKTITWGVKADTKLFGLMDVRDNQIKGFEIDLAKAMTKQILGKDGKARFIQVTSQTRMPLLRNGNIDAIMATMTITPERAKQVDFSRSYFDAGQAILVKNGSPIKNVKDLNHKGAIVLGVVGSNSVQNIKKFAPKARVLQLSDYSQALTALKSGQGDALTTDNGILYGMSIENPGYSVVGGTFTKEPYGIAVDKGQGQMRDAMNNALTKVENSGQYNKLLYKWFHKVHGFDFKGAER
- a CDS encoding amino acid ABC transporter permease, whose product is MLTVLGAYSWINIRFLLEGAWVTILVSVCSIILSYIFGVILGIIRYVEIKYLSAIVGFVIDIIRNLPLILIIFFTYFGLPNIGFKPDPIWASVIAMAVFESAMVAEIVRAGIVSIPVGQMEGARSTGMSYWQALRYIILPQAIKNMIPAIVSQFISLVKDTSLATIIVLPDLMNHAQIIYGQNTNYTIPMFLALAVMYFIVCYSLSLLSQYLDHRLGTAKKSGEVEEVVQGAER